From a region of the Besnoitia besnoiti strain Bb-Ger1 chromosome I, whole genome shotgun sequence genome:
- a CDS encoding hypothetical protein (encoded by transcript BESB_002130), with the protein MVHIAAVCHGGAGSSFDVDRGRAPNCEGSPMNSSEAAADACPAPTGCQVRGCESGERQSCGTHSAEASQGRERGEGPVATGDEGVSSDTQEEDPALWTWLNERLCLCYVSILQQHPPGKAVTAFANANKTASAGEEGTGEPHCERGGSPLPSVLSASSRSPLSFFVSSSSPPPFDRPFPARSAETEHTATGRHWAGRGAVAAAAVPPEVTLRWLSSLPPCRRQNILQVLRKMKEEEEAALWGETDDEEELDDATASSYEGQRPAADEAGGDSGPPPGDEASSDAGGARGSSESGKISSQHKRRRLEEAGGHDQGGMSDTGRDAETADVLSGQKEETMSRRALVGDEAPGVRSVARFNTLSGPHTNISLSSRSFFLFPPESSALSSCVLAAHSSLSPWSSESVFLPAGCGGTWPGAAGVWEQAGVKPAFQLGELVMHSWQGRFQLAIVLERRIFFAQAPQGSLGGRRGADAASQQQEHACFEAMADVLVSPVALKEEKERQRRGKRRRKEDGRRRGEDGDDDLRRKGQEAWGTVDDSDAESDSSDDDTFFRAAPEGGSHTDSDESASSASPSSGRGAACRLRKKFEVIYRVVCLGYNKIATRKSFGEWTRESRLMVVDGVDVLRKCRAHNERAIRDVKEAGLNAWQVQAEAVPSQRFGGLSSVSVSKAQPKEAVESEGAQAERNAREGSAGGARGRGRGRRGARFARGGRGSRGGSREGGSPREEEAASGDPGAEAPRGGTARGRGRGRAARSPAAPRRPSENAGDDESEAGDRDESTEWEREAAESMHKHAAARNCDDKGRERQAKAERLRRKLFDDMEQLKKAEESRRQEEVSPDREDGCARQSGKRAEGGKAVERKPVEIHPLWKLPRWLAARLNQNRSLILLRSFPMMPHELRAARVDSSAGASTGRRGSLPASESPPPLGELTVAELQERFERALFAFIREKKRREEEKTAEPRRPAGVAGSSMSTSIPCVIKADGVSPGVGATANSPSSFHTSLSASSAASPCPSASQARNDKRTDCAVHRGETKLSCDSATEVEGTTHNQTQGVENASFEGEQGVEHKSVQGPQAASASQQLSTQSTRGGESVLSTSGSPSVAVNEKTERGAPGPADVEGSTGDAAVSGIAEAVTEKEGAEGREETSCSGVRGSGPVSSPASSLPAGDSGSDAKASQDSSASRVEQEVAQSPVIGASVSPSSSSASSLAPLPTSAPPPGAASGRWAASGSYTSSSPAASTTTPSDSASSSLPPPSPPASSGSAPPACVLCPSASDLSSAGSPLSLSLAASPLPLASPSSPASCRGVGSPCPSEISRGSWDAGVEAECAFFSSQFAHLSAADAQALWGPLTGVVAFQVDWLDKHFLALACHTEEEAADLRDHQRRQQSRRLSEIVGLEHWARCLHPATMARHHLGPVLERLPLPLQKQFVRLMQLTVHYLTHLWKRKIEESSRKGVK; encoded by the exons ATGGTGCACATCGCTGCTGTCTGCCACGGGGGGGCTGGAAGCTCCTTTGATGTAGACCGTGGCAGGGCCCCGAACTGCGAAGGCTCCCCTATGAACTCctcagaggccgccgccgatgcATGCCCAGCACCGACGGGCTGCCAGGTCAGAGGCTGCGAAAGTGGGGAGCGACAGAGCTGCGGCACTCACTCGGCGGAAGCGTCTCAGGGCCGTGAACGAGGGGAAGGCCCCGTCGCGACGGGAGACGAGGGCGTCTCCAGCGATACGCAGGAGGAGGATCCTGCCTTGTGGACGTGGCTAAACGAGCGGCTGTGTCTTTGCTACGTGTCGATCCTTCAGCAGCACCCTCCCGGGAAAGCTGTGACTGCGTTCGCGAATGCAAACAAGACGGCATctgcgggggaggagggaaCGGGCGAGCCCCACTGCGAGCGTGGCGGTTCGCCTCTGCCGTCGGTCctctcggcctcctcgcgctctccgttgagttttttcgtctcctcttcctcgcctccgccgttcGACCGGCCGTTTCCGGCGCGGTCTGCGGAAACGGAGCACACAGCCACGGGCAGGCACTGggcggggcgcggcgccgtggcggcagcggccgtcCCTCCCGAAGTGACGCTGCGCTGGCTGAGCAGTCTCCCGCCGTGCCGCAGACAGAACATCTTGCAGGTTCTGCGGAAGatgaaagaagaagaggaagcggcgctgtggggcgagacagacgacgaagaggaactcGACGACGCGACAGCGAGTTCCTACGAAGGGCAACGCCCAGCAGCTGACGAAGCAGGGGGGGACAGCGGCCCGCCGCCCGGGGACGAAGCGAGTTCAGACGCCGGTGGTGCGCGAGGTTCCAGTGAATCCGGCAAGATTAGTTCGCAGCACAAACGAAGGCGCCTTGAAGAAGCGGGCGGTCATGACCAGGGTGGCATGAGCGATACtggcagagacgcagaaaccgCGGATGTCTTGAGTGGACAGAAGGAGGAAACTATGTCGCGCCGGGCACTGGTTGGAGATGAAGCGCCTGGAGTGCGTTCTGTTGCTCGGTTTAATACCTTGTCAGGTCCGCATACGAATATTTCACTCTCCTCTCgatctttcttcctctttccaCCCGAGTCGTCCGCCCTGAGCAGTTGTGTGCTGGCGGCGCACTCGTCGTTGTCTCCGTGGTCCTCGGAGTCTGTCTTTCTGCCCGCTGGCTGTGGGGGCACTTGGCCGggggccgcgggcgtctgggAGCAAGCAGGGGTCAAGCCGGCGTTTCAGTTGGGTGAGTTGGTCATGCACAGCTGGCAGGGGCGTTTCCAGCTCGCGATCGTGTTGGAGAGAAGAATTTTTTTCGCTCAGGCTCCACAAGGCAGTctgggggggaggcgcggcgcagacgcggcgtcgcagcagcaggagcatGCATGCTTCGAGGCGATGGCGGACGTGCTTGTGTCTCCCGTCGcgctgaaggaggagaaggagcgacagaggcggggcaagaggaggaggaaagaggacgggcgccggcggggggaAGACGGGGACGATGATCTGCGGAGGAAAGGACAGGAGGCGTGGGGTACGGTCGACGATTCGGACGCGGaaagcgacagcagcgacgacgacaccttcttccgcgcggccCCTGAAGGTGGCAGCCACACAGACTCCGACGAGAGTgcctcgagcgcgtcgccttcgtctgggcgcggagccgcctgCCGACTGCGCAAAAAGTTTGAAGTCATCTACCGAGTTGTCTGTCTGGGCTACAACAAGATAGCCACGAGGAAGAGCTTCGGCGAGTGGACTCGCGAGAGCCGCTTGATGGTGGTTGACGGCGTTGACGTTCTCCGCAAATGCCGCGCACACAACGAGCGAGCGATTCGAGACGTCAAGGAGGCGGGCCTGAACGCCTGGCAGGTCCAGGCGGAGGCCGTCCCGTCGCagcgcttcggcggcctctccagcgtctctgtctccaaGGCCCAGCCCAAGGAGGCCgtcgagagcgaaggcgcgcaggcggagaggaacgccagagagggcagcgcaggcggagcgcgcggcagagggagaggacgaagggGCGCGCGGTTCGccagaggggggagggggtctcggggcggcagccgagaaggcggctcgcccagggaggaggaggcagcgagcggcgaccCTGGAGCTGAGGCGCCCCGGGGAGGGaccgcgcgaggcaggggcAGGGGAAGGGCCGCACggagccccgcggcgccgcggcggccgtcggaGAACGCAGGCGATGACGAGAGTGAGGCAGGGGACCGCGACGAGTCGACGGAATGGGAgcgcgaagctgcggaaAGCATGCACAAGCATGCGGCGGCAAGAAATTGCGACGACAagggcagagagaggcaagcgAAGGCTGAGCGCTTGAGACGGAAACTGTTCGATGACATggagcagctgaagaaggcAGAAGAAAGTCGAAGGCAAGAAGAGGTCTCCCCCGACAGGGAAG ATGGGTGTGCCCGCCAGAGCGGAAAgcgagcggagggcggcaaGGCGGTGGAAAGGAAACCGGTCGAGATTCATCCTCTGTGGAAGCTTCCGCGCTGGCTGGCCGCCCGTTTGAACCAGAACCGCTCTCTCATTCTCCTGCGGTCATTTCCGATGATGCCACACGAGCTCCGAGCTGCAAGAGTTGACAGCAGTGCTGGTGCGAGTACCGGGCGGCGTGGCTCTTTGCCCGCGTcggagtctccgccgccgttgGGAGAACTGACGGTCGCGGAGTTGCAGGAGAGGTTTGAGCGAGCCCTTTTCGCGTTCatcagagagaagaagcgtcgcgaagaagagaagaccGCGGAGCCGAGACGCCCTGCAGGAGTGGCTGGAAGCAGCATGAGTACATCTATTCCATGTGTGATCAAAGCGGATGGCGTGTCTCCAGGGGTGGGCGCGACAGCGAACTCCCCTTCCTCATTTCATACATCACTATCCGCATCCTCCGCTGCATCGCCTTGCCCGTCGGCTTCTCAAGCTCGCAACGACAAGCGCACAGACTGCGCCGTTCATCGGGGCGAAACCAAGTTGTCTTGCGACTCCGCCACAGAAGTAGAAGGGACAACGCATAACCAGACGCAGGGCGTGGAGAATGCTTCGTTTGAAGGTGAACAAGGGGTGGAACACAAAAGTGTGCAGGGGCCACAGGCCGCCTCAGCGAGTCAGCAGCTCTCGACGCAGTCTAcaagaggcggagagagcgtCCTGTCTACGTCGGGCTCGCCGAGCGTTGCAGTGAATGAGAAGACTGAAAGGGGTGCCCCGGGTCCTGCAGACGTAGAAGGCTCCACTGGCGATGCAGCTGTGTCGGGCATCGCCGAAGCCGTGACGGAGAAGGAGGGGGCAGAGGGACGTGAAGAGACCAGCTGCTCCGGAGTCCGCGGCTCCGGACCGGTCTCGTCGCccgcttcgtctctgccAGCCGGTGATTCGGGTTCAGACGCAAAGGCGTCTCAGgactcttccgcctctcgcgtcgagCAAGAAGTAGCGCAGAGTCCGGTTATCGGAGCATCTGTCTCCCCTTCATCATCTTCAGCGTCCTCTCTGGCCCCGCTGCCGACGTCCGCGCCACCGcctggcgcagcgagcggGCGCTGGGCGGCGTCTGGTTCCTACACTTCGTCCTCTCCGGCGGCGTCCACTACGACTCCGTCGGactctgcttcgtcttctcttcccccgccttctccgcctgcgtcttcgggTTCAGCCCCCCCTGCGTGTGTGTTGTGTCCCTCGGCGTCCGATCTGTCGTCGGCTGGTTCTCCACTGTCCCTTTCTTTggcagcgtctccgctgccgctggcttctccttcttcccccGCGTcttgccgcggcgtcggctcgcCCTGTCCCTCGGAGATCTCTCGAGGGTCGTGGGACGCGGGCGTCGAGGCGGAGTGTGCCTTCTTCAGTTCCCAGTTCGCGCACCTTtcggctgcagacgcccaGGCTCTGTGGGGTCCGCTGACGGGTGTGGTGGCTTTTCAAGTCGACTGGCTAGATAAACACTTTCTTGCGCTTGCGTGTCAcaccgaggaggaagcggcggacCTCCGAGATCATCAGCGGAGGCAACAGTCTCGCCGCCTCTCAGAAATCGTCGGTCTGGAGCATTGGGCTCGGTGTCTCCATCCTGCGACGATGGCGCGACACCACCTGGGGCCCGTCCTCGAGaggcttcctctgcctcttcaaAAGCAGTTTGTTCGCCTCATGCAGTTGACTGTCCACTATCTCACTCATCTGTGGAAACGAAAGATCGAAGAGAGCAGCAGAAAAGGGGTAAAATGA
- a CDS encoding microneme protein MIC7 (encoded by transcript BESB_002140) yields MTNSSCVDIDECAIGVAACDMKLKNSECVNTPGSYECKCNEYRKLKNNICEDINECLENRGGCAEHTDCINNIGAPVTCKCLPGYTGNDGKPGKACKDINECQEPDHCPENSACINTPGSFRCECNVGFVKDSNGKCTSMDMCVAGQNKCDPIFATCAATDGSYTCSCKKGFQGSGKKGECRPLRGSEYKACELLGLRCGIYEHCESDKSGSYRCAALGRLQQLKVLLNEGPGTETPIWLWCVVAVAAAILIGLIVFTVRWCMRRRRKTYGSEDDALMAGYGYDYGAADAYSG; encoded by the exons ATGACCAATTCCTCATGCGTCG ATATCGACGAATGCGCAATAGGAGTGGCTGCTTGTGACATGAAACTAAAAAATTCTGAATGCGTGAACACACCCGGAAGTTACGAGTGCAAATGCAATGAATACAGGAAGTTGAAGAACAATATATGCGAAG ATATCAACGAATGCCTGGAGAATCGAGGTGGCTGTGCAGAACATACTGACTGCATCAACAACATTGGAGCTCCGGTGACCTGCAAGTGCTTACCAGGGTATACAGGAAACGACGGCAAACCTGGGAAGGCTTGTAAGG ATATTAACGAATGTCAAGAGCCAGATCACTGCCCAGAGAACTCCGCGTGCATTAACACCCCCGGTTCTTTCAGATGCGAGTGCAATGTTGGATTTGTCAAAGATTCGAATGGGAAATGCACCAGCATGGACATGTGTGTTGCGGGACAGAACAAGTGCGATCCTATCTTTGCCACGTGCGCCGCAACTGATGGCTCGTACACCTGCTCTTGCAAGAAGGGCTTTCAGGGCAGCGGGAAGAAAGGGGAATGCAGAC CGCTTCGTGGCTCAGAGTATAAAGCTTGCGAGCTGCTTGGGCTCAGATGCGGGATATACGAGCACTGCGAATCCGATAAATCAGGAAGCTATAGATGTGCGGCCCTGGGTAGACTGCAACAGCTGAAAGTACTGTTGAACGAAGGACCGGGAACGGAGACGCCTATCTGGCTGTggtgcgtcgtcgctgtggCGGCTGCCATTTTGATTGGCTTGATTGTCTTCACCGTTC GCTGGTGTatgaggcggcggagaaagacGTATGGCTCAGAAGATGACGCTCTGATGGCTG GATATGGATATGATTACGGAGCGGCGGACGCGTACAGCGGATAG
- a CDS encoding CDP-alcohol phosphatidyltransferase superfamily protein (encoded by transcript BESB_002150), with translation MVFGHYIPPLGLKNLHSYKYTSGGYTPLDKLMNPWWEYVASLVPSTVHPNTLTVLGFLCANAAAILQLWHTPTLSEDAPRWVFFAVALLFFLYQTFDAIDGKHARRNNLSSPLGQLFDHGCDIILTTPLTLVSIAVITAGTGFLQHFIAMTSSQALQFIYMWWELHFHVFYAATGFIGVTEAQMGVMAMALISGVCGPYVWRYSLLKLLPSSSLKDALTYISSAFHVDLTGLLVVQAILIACNLPSLLYCVVAGVARAPKRRLAVCQFLGFVCYMAAQGALWHTCLEGAPEDRTTPGLIYLTVTTSYSILLLRICLSATCRFPFKLINRPVIPFFLVAIGIVACPWCRVHRYALLAAVNVWNIAYLADFLYTSVSDVCVCLGISCFRVGYCKKKKEEAEKELKGLSAAFDATGKELRQRETAKVVPEPCTRDEGDNIPVADLRDSRRRGA, from the exons ATGGTGTTCGGCCACTACATCCCCCCTCTGGGGCTCAAGAACCTACACAGCTACAAGTATACTTCTGGAGGCTACACGCCTCTGGATAAGTTGATGAACCCGTGGTGGGAATATGTGGCTTCCCTCGTGCCCTCGACAGTTCACCCCAACACGCTGACCGTACTTGGTTTTCTCTGCGCGAACGCAGCTGCGATTTTGCAGCTGTGGCACACGCCTACCTTGTcggaagacgcgccgcggtGGGTGTTTTTTGCTGTCGCactcctcttctttctctaCCAAACATTTGACGCAATCGATGGAAAACACGCGCGCCGAAACAACCTGAGCTCTCCGCTCGGCCAGCTCTTCGACCATGGGTGCGATATCATCCTCACGACCCCTCTCACGCTGGTCAGCATCGCTGTAATTACAGCTGGAACCGGCTTCTTGCAGCATTTCATCGCCATGACGAGCTCCCAGGCGCTCCAGTTCATCTACATG TGGTGGGAACTGCATTTCCACGTGTTTTACGCCGCCACAGGCTTCATCGGCGTCACGGAGGCTCAGATGGGA GTGATGGCCATGGCGCTGATTTCTGGAGTGTGCGGCCCTTACGTGTGGAGATACAGCCTCTTGAAGCTTCttccttcgtcctctctcaA AGACGCGCTCACCTACATCTCGAGCGCGTTCCACGTGGATCTGACGGGCCTGCTGGTGGTGCAGGCTATCCTCATCGCGTG CAACCTGCCGTCCCTTCTGTACTGCGTCGTTGCTGGagtggctcgcgcgccgaaacgccgcctcgctgtctgccAGTTCCTCGGCTTTGTCTGCTACATGGCAGCCCAAGGAGCCCTGTGGCATACGT GCCTCGAGGGAGCTCCAGAAGACCGAACCACGCCGGGACTCATCTACTTGACCGTGACAACATCCTACAGCATTTTGCTGCTGCGAATCTGCCTCAGTGCGACGTGCCGCTTCCCGTTTAAACTGATTAACCGTCCCGTAATTCCCTTCTTCCTGGTGGCGATCGGAATCGTCGCGTGCCCGTGGTGCCGCGTCCATCGATATGCTCTCCTGGCG GCGGTGAACGTGTGGAACATCGCCTACCTCGCCGACTTCCTATACACAAGCGTCTCAGACGTATGTGTGTGCCTGGGCATTTCTTGTTTCCGGGTGGGCTACTGcaaaaagaagaaggaggaagccgagAAGGAACTAAAGGGGTTGTCTGCGGCCTTCGACGCCACCGGAAAAGAGCTGAGGCAGCGGGAAACCGCCAAAGTCGTGCCTGAGCCCTGTacgcgagacgaaggcgacaacATCCCTGTCGCTGATTTGAGGgacagcagacgccgaggtGCGTAG
- a CDS encoding hypothetical protein (encoded by transcript BESB_002160) has product MERPENSLGRAPPSLCVPARRLRGSSGAAGRSAEFACAAVTVVLLHSPGEDFLTQREATGLPLASGTDIPAVPEIPAVPEIPAVPEIPAVPEIPAVPEIPAVPGIPAVPGIPAVPEDALRRVALRNSYRFCRLVSQAASDEDVFASVGLPVVHATVNGGRNTYCFFLSSPAIGDDATPLTLLSAGREANAWPEKTAILHPQSAGSGNQCGDAIAAADPRGFIPRCLDSLFRLLYQRIEDRTAEISLSCFEVIGDATRDLLHVRSNCNRAADSSPRQHLISTTASREPRDESPSDTDGDTATPVRASSSVEAVCHEQSEMRTGRCRPHSTGRSDCPDRATPGSRPRTGCRPMREGGRTSHRPLVTSAEEHVPLVSVSEVKLSSARQALTLLVGAMHQCSALGDESERPRSQSCAAYMIKIASRRILPVAGCRGSLTAALVGRRISGDAFPTRQAASSSAGSAEKGLVTPDISRSADRPLQKGQTTFLTFVDLRGTDALVDQGKSTQGSIEARDRTSWKYSVETLDRNLASLGETLHWLVRAKEHLAAPNADKSVRDEPPKPYLAKVLLHLSGGALAQSAFVISTLRPDEHKPVDKSCAALPGNTGHCPERDRRPPLELIEGKVHSPSASCAGLLPPSSSPFTIQSAKELRCAAADATDNNISRGAASGPNPDAASYQENARGGQMQCETNLRQRKEAYVAVPAPPLRSLTAGQEALVSPCFQPAASGHVEVLVGSTMKLRASSRHSAKGYVSLSTGVKAQLSGGIASETGRKARVNDVGSMATCTELPLHRRRWSSFPGGGGALPAALALDTREAKDHHSHRPQQYRQTPCDTTPASAEPARMHDQKSACARHSRGLGMVQRHTDTAQRGASPHQSGIHMPHSAECPGCDSSSVVGQRHDTEVPVSAPSGPGAHSTQRRQQIEAETGAFVCTLMNQLNLTDHEKEVLKPFAKEMGMAMFALPSYAHGGLTGSPDLWISQLRETLVSQQSDSMENVRQARARAIELENNAEELEVVLTTFQQEKDALLQQLQRDAARLHCIEIRLHKQVLDARKYMEAKLAEVEKEIKKERAQTRSACDGVVRKGGSVSEELLPDMDTMGSETMEDIELKGALMVQSLIEKRNSQLQELRQSHERRLALIQSQFAHAKGQLTNQIQRTVAEFQESRGSSFADVSCTPVDYTAFLGIYLAWPPIYSLAPGLLATEAASSLCQSHFRSALHSLFRKGAPIQ; this is encoded by the exons ATGGAGCGACCAGAGAACTCTCTTGGCCGAGCGCCTCCGAGCTTGTGTGTGCCTGCTCGTCGGCTACGAGGTTCTTCAGGGGCTGCTGGACGCAGCGCAGagttcgcctgcgccgcggtaACTGTTGTGCTTCTTCACTCCCCGGGGGAGGATTTTctgacgcagagagaagcgacggGGCTCCCGCTGGCCAGTGGGACGGATATCCCAGCCGTGCCGGAAATCCCAGCCGTGCCGGAAATCCCAGCCGTGCCGGAAATCCCAGCCGTGCCGGAAATCCCAGCCGTGCCGGAAATCCCAGCCGTGCCGGGAATCCCAGCCGTGCCGGGAATCCCAGCCGTGCCGGAAGACGCCCTCCGTCGGGTCGCACTCCGCAACAGTTATCGCTTCTGTCGGCTAGTGTCGCAGGCTGCATCAGACGAGGATGTGTTTGCTTCTGTGGGCCTCCCGGTGGTCCACGCGACAGTAAATGGTGGCCGCAACACGTACTGCTTCTTTCTTAGCAGTCCAGCAATTGGAGACGACGCTACACCCTTGACGCTGCTGTCGGCTGGTAGAGAGGCAAACGCGTGGCCTGAGAAAACAGCTATCCTCCATCCGCAGTCTGCGGGCTCTGGGAACCAATGTGGCGATGCGATTGCCGCTGCTGATCCACGGGGCTTTATTCCTCGGTGTCTCGACAGCTTATTCAGATTACTGTACCAACGCATAGAAGACAGGACGGCAGAGATTAGCCTGAGCTGCTTTGAAGTGATCGGGGACGCGACAAGAGATCTGCTTCACGTGCGCTCTAACTGCAACCGAGCCGCTGACAGCAGCCCGCGGCAACATCTGATCTCAACAACAGCATCGAGGGAGCCACGGGATGAATCACCCTCAGATACAGATGGTGACACAGCGACGCCCGTTAgagcttcttcctctgtcgAGGCAGTGTGTCATGAACAAAGTGAAATGCGCACCGGGCGCTGTCGACCTCACTCCACCGGCCGCTCAGATTGCCCAGATAGAGCGACTCCAGGGAGTCGTCCACGTACAGGCTGTAGACCGATGCGTGAAGGAGGCCGTACGAGCCACAGACCCCTGGTGACGTCTGCAGAGGAGCATGTGCCCTTAGTCTCGGTGTCTGAAGTCAAACTAAGTTCTGCTCGACAGGCTCTCACCCTGCTCGTTGGGGCCATGCACCAATGCAGTGCGCTTGGAGACGAATCAGAGCGGCCTCGGAGCcagagctgcgcagcgtACATGATCAAaatcgcctctcgccgcatTCTGCCTGTTGCTGGTTGCCGTGGCTCGCTAACGGCTGCGTTGGTGGGGAGGCGAATCTCAGGGGATGCATTCCCGACACGACAggcggcctcctcttcggcagGGTCTGCAGAAAAAGGCCTTGTGACACCGGATATTTCTCGGAGTGCCGATCGACCTCTGCAGAAAGGGCAAACTACATTCTTGACATTCGTGGACCTTAGAGGAACAGACGCCTTAGTAGATCAGGGGAAAAGTACTCAGGGCAGTATCGAGGCGCGCGATCGAACAAGCTGGAAGTATTCTGTGGAGACGTTAGATCGCAATCTCGCGAGTCTTGGCGAAACGCTTCACTGGTTAGTAAGAGCCAAAGAGCACCTGGCAGCTCCCAATGCCGACAAAAGTGTTCGAGACGAGCCGCCGAAGCCATATCTGGCGAAAGTGCTTTTACACCtaagcggcggcgccttaGCACAAAGCGCTTTTGTGATCTCAACGCTGAGGCCTGACGAGCACAAACCCGTGGACAAATCCTGCGCGGCCTTACCGGGCAATACTGGTCATTGCCCAGAACGAgaccggcggccgccgctcgaGTTGATCGAGGGAAAAGTTCATTCACCCAGTGCTTCGTGCGCAGgtcttctgccgccttcctcttcaccTTTCACCATCCAATCTGCTAAAGAATTacgctgcgcggctgcggacgcaACTGACAACAACATCTCCCGCGGTGCTGCGAGCGGTCCCAATCCCGACGCTGCTTCATATCAGGAGAACGCGAGAGGGGGACAAATGCAGTGTGAGACCAACTTACGACAGCGCAAGGAAGCATATGTCGCGGTGCCTGCTCCCCCCCTTCGCAGTCTAACGGCAGGCCAAGAAGCGCTCGTTTCTCCCTGCTTTCAGCCCGCGGCCAGTGGTCACGTGGAGGTGTTGGTCGGGTCTACGATGAAACTTCGAGCAAGCAGTCGTCACAGCGCAAAGGGTTACGTATCGCTCAGCACGGGGGTTAAGGCCCAGTTGTCTGGAGGCATTGCCTCGGAAACAGGCAGGAAAGCTCGCGTAAATGACGTCGGCAGCATGGCCACGTGTACAGAGCTGCCTTTGCACAGGCGACGTTGGTCGAGTTTCCCAGGTGGTGGCGGCGCTTTACCCGCAGCTCTGGCTCTGGATACCAGAGAAGCAAAAGACCACCATAGCCATCGGCCTCAACAGTATCGTCAAACTCCGTGTGACACCACTCCGGCCTCCGCCGAGcccgcacgcatgcatgaCCAGAAATCGGCATGTGCGAGGCACTCCAGGGGGCTCGGGATGGTACAAAGGCACACGGACACGGCTCAGAGGGGCGCTTCGCCCCATCAGTCCGGAATTCACATGCCTCATTCTGCAGAGTGTCCTGGGTGTGACTCGTCCTCCGTTGTGGGTCAGCGACATGATACCGAAGTCCCTGTATCCGCTCCAAGCGGACCGGGAGCGCACtccacgcagaggagacagcagatagaggcggagacaggagcgTTTGTGTGTACGCTCATGAATCAACTTAATTTGACAGACCACGAGAAGGAGGTCCTGAAACCGTTTGCGAAGGAGATGGGGATGGCAATGTTTGCGTTGCCTTCGTACGCCCATGGGGGCCTAACGGGATCACCGGACTTGTGGATAAGTCAGCTACGGGAAACGCTAGTGAGCCAGCAAAGTGATTCGATGGAAAACGTGCGACAGGCGCGGGCACGTGCAATAGAACTTGAAAACAATGCTGAAGAACTTGAAGTGGTACTGACAACGTTCCAGCAAGAAAAGGATGCACTACTACAGCAGCTTCAACGGGATGCAGCACGTCTCCACTGCATCGAAATCCGGCTTCACAAGCAGGTCTTAGATGCACGAAAATACATGGAAGCCAAGCTTGCAGAGGTTGAGAAGGAAATAAAAAAAGAGCGAGCACAAACGAGAAGTGCGTGCGACGGTGTCGTGCGAAAGGGAGGGAGCGTTTCGGAGGAACTTCTTCCCGATATGGACACGATGGGCTCCGAAACAATGGAAGACATCGAGTTGAAGGGAGCGCTTATGGTCCAGTCCCTCATAGAAAAACGAAACTCCCAGCTCCAGGAACTCAGACAATCCCATGAAAGGAGGCTTGCACTCATCCAATCGCAGTTCGCTCATGCGAAAGGGCAACTGACAAATCAAATTCAAAGGACGGTCGCGGAATTTCAGGAGAGCCG CGGATCGTCCTTCGCCGATGTGTCGTGTACGCCCGTCGACTACACCGCCTTTCTCGGCATCTATTTGGCATGGCCTCCGATCTACAGTCTGGCGCCTGGCCTGCTCGCTACCGAAGCGGCATCAAGCCTCTGCCAGAGCCACTTCCGCAGTGCGCTCCACTCTCTTTTCCGGAAAGGTGCTCCAATACAATGA